The following coding sequences are from one Reyranella humidisoli window:
- a CDS encoding ArsR/SmtB family transcription factor, giving the protein MAKYLPDLDSAFAALADPTRRAIVSRLCEGPQSVSELSEPFDMALPSLLKHVRVLEQSGLVSSEKTGRVRTCRIEPHALLAAESWIHRHVTAWEKRLDRLEAHIQRMKMKSN; this is encoded by the coding sequence ATGGCTAAGTATTTACCCGATCTCGACAGCGCCTTTGCCGCACTCGCCGATCCGACGCGCCGGGCGATCGTCAGCCGGCTGTGCGAGGGACCCCAATCCGTAAGCGAACTCTCCGAGCCGTTCGACATGGCCCTGCCCTCGCTGCTGAAGCACGTGCGCGTGCTCGAGCAGAGCGGGCTGGTCAGTTCCGAGAAAACCGGGCGGGTACGGACCTGCCGGATCGAGCCGCACGCGCTGCTGGCAGCAGAGTCGTGGATCCACCGGCATGTGACAGCCTGGGAGAAGCGCCTCGATCGGCTGGAGGCCCATATCCAGCGCATGAAAATGAAGAGTAACTGA
- the paoA gene encoding aldehyde dehydrogenase iron-sulfur subunit PaoA, translating to MASPPQQELRRRSVIAVAATTAAIGTVPGARAQSPGGTPPADTPSRGAKVTAFKVSFTVNGQPHDLELDPRTTLLDALRERLRLTGTKKGCDHGQCGACTVLLDGRRINSCLTLAVMHPGAAITTVEGLGQPDNLHPMQAAFVKHDGYQCGYCTPGQICSAVSVLEEIEAGIPSHVTADLNARPQLTGAELRERMSGNICRCGAYSNIVDAITEVAGSKA from the coding sequence ATGGCAAGCCCCCCGCAACAGGAGTTGCGCCGCCGCAGCGTGATCGCCGTGGCCGCGACCACGGCGGCGATCGGCACGGTTCCAGGCGCTCGGGCGCAATCGCCCGGCGGCACGCCGCCCGCCGATACGCCGAGCAGGGGCGCGAAGGTCACAGCGTTCAAGGTCTCCTTCACCGTGAATGGCCAGCCCCACGACCTCGAGCTCGACCCTCGCACCACCCTCCTCGACGCGCTGCGCGAGAGGCTGCGCCTCACCGGAACGAAGAAGGGCTGCGACCATGGCCAGTGCGGCGCCTGCACGGTGCTGCTTGACGGCCGCCGCATCAACTCCTGCCTGACCCTGGCGGTCATGCATCCCGGTGCCGCCATCACCACGGTCGAGGGGCTCGGCCAACCCGACAACCTGCATCCGATGCAGGCCGCCTTCGTGAAGCATGACGGCTACCAGTGCGGCTATTGCACGCCGGGCCAGATCTGCTCCGCCGTCTCCGTCCTGGAAGAGATCGAAGCCGGCATCCCGAGCCACGTCACCGCCGACCTCAATGCCAGGCCGCAGCTCACCGGCGCCGAACTGCGCGAACGCATGAGCGGCAACATCTGCCGCTGCGGCGCCTATTCCAACATCGTCGACGCGATCACAGAAGTCGCCGGGAGCAAGGCATGA
- a CDS encoding CBS domain-containing protein: MRASEIMTTNIVSVNVKDTVFDAAEMLLGARVSAAPVVDEEGHVLGIVSEADLIHRAEIGAGARKSWLARLLETNAGAAREFVATHARNVADVMTRNVVTASADATLGELVALIEKHKVKRIPVVRDGVLVGIVSRANLLEALLSHEPGGAAAGAAPDDKMLREAVSKALDGQPWASRWPTTVVVSDGVVHLWGFVEGGAVRQAYRVAAENVPGVRRVKIHLRTMPGSVGMGT; this comes from the coding sequence ATGCGAGCCAGCGAGATCATGACGACCAACATCGTCAGCGTGAACGTCAAGGACACGGTATTCGACGCTGCCGAGATGCTTCTCGGCGCGCGGGTCAGTGCCGCACCGGTGGTCGACGAAGAGGGGCATGTGCTCGGCATCGTGAGCGAGGCCGATCTCATCCATCGAGCGGAGATTGGGGCCGGGGCCCGCAAGTCTTGGCTTGCCCGCCTTCTAGAGACGAACGCCGGCGCCGCCCGCGAGTTCGTGGCGACGCATGCGCGCAATGTCGCCGACGTGATGACGCGCAACGTCGTCACCGCCTCCGCCGATGCGACCCTGGGCGAACTCGTGGCCCTGATCGAAAAGCACAAGGTGAAGCGTATCCCGGTGGTGCGCGACGGCGTGCTGGTGGGCATCGTCAGCAGGGCCAACCTGCTCGAGGCGCTGCTTTCCCACGAACCCGGCGGTGCTGCGGCGGGCGCCGCGCCCGACGACAAGATGCTGCGCGAGGCGGTGTCCAAGGCCCTGGACGGTCAACCCTGGGCGTCCCGCTGGCCAACCACCGTCGTGGTCAGCGACGGCGTGGTCCATCTCTGGGGCTTCGTCGAGGGAGGCGCGGTGCGCCAGGCTTATCGGGTTGCCGCCGAGAACGTTCCCGGCGTCCGCCGCGTGAAAATCCACCTGCGGACGATGCCGGGCAGTGTGGGTATGGGCACCTGA
- a CDS encoding SRPBCC family protein has protein sequence MSESSPQTASPWRDWPLDREIVLARVIDAPRELVYAAWTDPGQIQAWFGPEGFAIETHAIDLRPGGAWRFDMVAPDGTRYGNRMVFLRLEAPSFIEVEHGSDRDADPDRFRMLVTFDQQRDGKTVLTLRQMHPSKERRATAIGFGAVAYGGQTLDKLARHVETRG, from the coding sequence ATGAGTGAATCCTCGCCGCAGACCGCCTCTCCGTGGCGCGACTGGCCGCTGGACCGCGAGATCGTGCTCGCGCGCGTGATCGATGCGCCGCGCGAACTGGTCTATGCCGCCTGGACCGACCCGGGGCAGATCCAGGCCTGGTTCGGGCCCGAGGGGTTCGCCATCGAGACTCACGCCATCGACCTCCGGCCCGGCGGCGCCTGGCGCTTCGACATGGTGGCACCCGACGGCACGCGCTACGGCAACCGCATGGTCTTCCTGCGCCTGGAAGCACCGTCGTTCATCGAGGTCGAGCACGGTTCGGACCGGGACGCCGATCCCGACAGGTTCCGAATGCTCGTCACCTTCGACCAGCAACGCGACGGCAAGACGGTGCTCACGCTCCGCCAGATGCATCCCTCGAAGGAGCGGCGGGCCACAGCCATCGGCTTCGGCGCCGTGGCCTATGGCGGCCAGACGCTGGACAAGCTCGCCCGTCATGTCGAGACGCGCGGCTAG
- a CDS encoding universal stress protein, producing MYRHILVPTDGSTLSSTAIRNAVAFARDAGAKVTVLTVMEPFQIISMDSTQLSDTKSEYEAHAKQAGDRYLAEAEREAKALGVPHALLQVTHAQPWKAIIDTATEKGCDLIAMASHGRRGAAALILGSETAKVLTHSTIPVLVFR from the coding sequence ATGTATCGTCACATTCTTGTTCCCACGGACGGCTCGACGCTCTCCAGTACTGCCATTCGAAACGCGGTGGCCTTCGCGCGCGATGCCGGGGCAAAGGTTACGGTCCTTACCGTGATGGAGCCGTTCCAGATCATCTCGATGGACAGCACCCAGCTTTCCGATACGAAGTCGGAGTACGAGGCCCATGCGAAACAGGCCGGCGACCGGTATCTCGCGGAAGCCGAGCGTGAGGCGAAGGCTCTCGGCGTCCCGCACGCACTCCTCCAAGTCACCCACGCCCAGCCGTGGAAAGCCATCATCGATACCGCTACGGAAAAGGGCTGCGATCTGATCGCCATGGCCTCGCATGGCCGCCGCGGCGCGGCCGCATTGATTCTGGGCAGTGAGACAGCGAAGGTGCTCACCCACAGCACCATACCGGTCCTCGTCTTTCGCTGA
- a CDS encoding B12-binding domain-containing radical SAM protein, with the protein MTRCNVLLVAPRFPAATFWNNKATCEAGGARHSAIPLGLLTVAAMLPPGWTCRLIDRNIHAVGAADLAWADLVMTGGMVVQRPDCMDVIALAQASGKPVAVGGPDVTSEPKYYAHADFVVIGEAESVIHDFIAAWESGERCGTFTAEKFKTDVTTTPVPRYDLLKRGDYLYLAVQFSRGCPFNCEFCDIIELYGRRPRVKTAAQMLAELDAIRRSGYRGHVDFVDDNFIGNKKAVKEFLPALIAWQKKHDYPFVFSTEASVNLADDEALLAMMREAGFFVVFVGIESPDGDTLTAMQKKQNTRRALADSVARIHRHGMFVIAGFIVGFDSEKAGIADGMVDCIEDANIAICMAGLLTALPNTQLTRRLERENRMFPEDWSQKKLREGGDQCLLGLNFETLRQRRDVLADYKSVIDRIYSPSAFFGRVSRAARQLDCFWPARKPVPGSKPPRRVLGLGRGDWTALYRLLRAVMRRQPLLIGHYVKALLDCRRTNPGALQAVGTMAAFYLHLGPFSRVVSREMARQIAEIDSDRWRSPATSRETGTPRADGHVRDRFVA; encoded by the coding sequence ATGACACGCTGCAACGTTCTCCTCGTGGCGCCACGGTTTCCGGCGGCGACATTCTGGAACAACAAGGCGACCTGCGAAGCGGGTGGCGCGCGCCATTCGGCGATCCCGCTCGGGCTGTTGACGGTTGCGGCCATGCTGCCGCCCGGATGGACGTGCCGGCTGATAGACCGGAATATCCACGCCGTCGGCGCGGCGGACCTCGCCTGGGCCGATCTGGTCATGACGGGCGGGATGGTCGTGCAACGGCCGGATTGCATGGATGTGATCGCACTGGCGCAGGCCAGCGGCAAGCCGGTGGCCGTGGGCGGTCCCGACGTCACCTCTGAGCCGAAATACTATGCCCATGCGGACTTCGTCGTGATCGGCGAGGCCGAGTCCGTCATCCACGATTTCATCGCTGCATGGGAATCCGGCGAGCGCTGCGGCACCTTCACCGCCGAGAAGTTCAAGACCGACGTCACCACGACTCCGGTGCCGCGCTATGACCTGCTGAAGCGCGGCGACTATCTCTACCTCGCCGTCCAGTTCTCGCGCGGCTGCCCGTTCAACTGCGAGTTCTGCGACATCATCGAGCTCTATGGCCGCCGGCCGCGCGTGAAGACCGCGGCGCAGATGCTGGCCGAACTCGACGCCATCCGCCGCAGCGGCTATCGCGGCCACGTCGATTTCGTCGACGACAATTTCATCGGCAACAAGAAGGCCGTGAAGGAATTCCTGCCCGCGCTCATCGCATGGCAGAAGAAACACGATTATCCGTTCGTCTTCTCGACAGAGGCCTCCGTGAACCTTGCCGACGACGAGGCACTTCTGGCGATGATGCGCGAAGCCGGCTTCTTCGTGGTGTTCGTGGGCATCGAAAGTCCCGACGGCGACACGCTGACGGCGATGCAGAAGAAACAGAATACCCGTCGTGCGCTCGCCGACAGCGTCGCCCGGATCCATCGCCATGGCATGTTCGTGATCGCGGGATTCATCGTGGGCTTCGACAGCGAGAAGGCAGGCATCGCAGACGGCATGGTCGACTGCATCGAGGACGCCAACATTGCGATCTGCATGGCGGGGCTGCTGACCGCGCTGCCGAACACGCAGCTCACCCGGCGCCTCGAGCGCGAGAACCGCATGTTCCCCGAGGACTGGAGTCAGAAGAAGCTGCGCGAAGGCGGCGACCAGTGCCTTCTGGGGCTCAACTTCGAGACCCTGCGGCAGCGGCGCGACGTGCTGGCCGACTACAAGAGCGTGATCGATCGCATCTACAGTCCGAGCGCCTTCTTCGGGCGGGTGAGCCGCGCGGCGCGCCAGCTCGACTGCTTCTGGCCAGCGAGGAAGCCGGTGCCGGGATCGAAGCCGCCCCGGCGCGTGCTTGGCCTCGGGCGCGGCGACTGGACCGCGCTCTACCGTCTCCTGCGCGCGGTGATGCGACGCCAGCCGCTGCTGATTGGCCATTACGTCAAAGCGTTGCTCGACTGCCGGCGCACCAATCCCGGTGCGTTGCAGGCGGTCGGCACGATGGCCGCCTTCTACCTCCATCTCGGTCCCTTCTCGCGCGTCGTGTCGCGCGAGATGGCGCGGCAGATCGCCGAGATCGACAGCGACAGGTGGCGCTCGCCCGCGACGTCACGGGAAACAGGCACGCCCCGCGCAGACGGGCATGTGCGGGACCGGTTCGTGGCCTGA
- the paoC gene encoding aldehyde oxidoreductase molybdenum-binding subunit PaoC, with amino-acid sequence MKFDTPATTNPIDRLTVVGQPVDRIDGRYKTTGTAHYAYERHDAAPDAAYGHVVGAAIAKGRIASMDLTAAKAAPGVLAIVTAETAGKLGKGEYNTATLLGGPEIEHYHQAVALVVAEGFEQARDAAALVKIEYAPTKGAYDLAAARDLAKPSGKDDEPADSRVGDFDAAFAATAVQVDATYTTPDQSHAMMEPHATVAAWQGDRLSLWTSNQMVAWSVGDVAKTLGIAKDKVHLMSPYVGGGFGGKLWVRADALLAALGARAARRPVKVALHRPLMFNNTTHRPATIQRIRLGANTDGALLAIGHDSWSGDLPGGKPETAIMQTRLLYAGANRLTRQRLAELDLPEGNSMRAPGEAPGMMALEIAMDEMAGKLGLDPVEFRIRNDTQVDPEHPGRKFSQRQLTECLRIGAERFGWARRKARPGEVRDGRWLVGLGMAAAYRGAPVVKSAARVRLDAKGIVTVETDMTDIGTGSYTIIAQTAAEMMGVPLHRVVVRLADSNFPVSAGSGGQFGANSATAGVYAACVKLRDAVTGKLGLNAAAAEFADGKVRSGDRSIALVEAARDGELAAEDTIEFGGLDKKYQLSTFGGHFVEVGVDAATAEVRLRRMLAVCAAGRILNPKSARSQVIGAMTMGAGAALMEELAVDTRHGFFVNHDLAAYEVPVHADIPHQEVIFLDETDPLSSPMKAKGVGELGICGAAAAIANAIHNATGVRVRDYPITLDKLLKEMPAPVSHVGVPPG; translated from the coding sequence ATGAAGTTCGACACGCCCGCCACCACCAATCCCATCGACCGCCTCACGGTCGTCGGCCAGCCGGTCGATCGCATCGACGGTCGCTACAAGACCACCGGGACAGCGCACTATGCCTATGAGCGTCACGATGCGGCGCCCGATGCGGCCTACGGCCATGTCGTCGGTGCCGCTATCGCCAAAGGCCGGATTGCCTCGATGGACCTCACCGCGGCGAAGGCGGCACCGGGCGTACTGGCCATCGTGACGGCCGAGACCGCCGGCAAGCTCGGCAAGGGCGAGTACAACACCGCGACGCTGCTGGGCGGGCCCGAGATCGAGCACTACCACCAGGCCGTCGCCTTGGTGGTCGCCGAAGGCTTCGAACAGGCACGCGACGCGGCCGCCCTGGTGAAGATCGAGTATGCTCCGACCAAAGGGGCCTACGATCTCGCCGCGGCGCGCGACTTGGCCAAGCCCTCCGGCAAGGACGACGAGCCGGCCGACAGCCGCGTCGGCGATTTCGACGCCGCCTTCGCCGCCACAGCCGTACAGGTCGACGCCACCTACACCACGCCCGACCAGTCGCACGCGATGATGGAGCCGCACGCCACCGTCGCCGCGTGGCAGGGCGACAGGCTGTCGCTCTGGACCTCGAACCAGATGGTGGCCTGGAGCGTCGGCGACGTGGCCAAGACGTTGGGCATCGCGAAGGACAAGGTCCACCTCATGTCGCCCTATGTCGGCGGCGGCTTCGGCGGCAAACTGTGGGTGCGCGCCGATGCGCTGCTGGCCGCGCTGGGCGCACGCGCGGCGCGGCGGCCGGTCAAGGTGGCGCTGCACCGGCCCCTGATGTTCAACAACACGACCCATCGGCCGGCCACGATCCAGCGCATCCGGCTCGGAGCGAACACGGACGGCGCCCTCCTGGCGATCGGCCATGACAGCTGGTCGGGCGACCTGCCCGGCGGCAAGCCGGAGACCGCGATCATGCAGACGCGGCTGCTCTATGCCGGCGCCAATCGCCTGACGCGGCAGCGGCTGGCCGAACTCGACCTGCCCGAAGGCAATTCGATGCGCGCGCCCGGCGAGGCACCGGGCATGATGGCGCTGGAGATCGCCATGGACGAGATGGCCGGAAAGCTCGGCCTCGATCCGGTCGAGTTCCGAATCCGCAACGACACGCAGGTCGATCCCGAGCACCCCGGGCGCAAGTTCTCGCAGCGCCAGCTCACCGAATGCCTGCGCATCGGCGCCGAGCGATTCGGCTGGGCCCGGCGCAAGGCCCGGCCCGGCGAGGTGCGCGACGGGCGCTGGCTGGTCGGCCTCGGCATGGCCGCTGCCTATCGCGGCGCGCCGGTGGTGAAGTCAGCGGCGCGCGTTCGGCTCGATGCCAAGGGCATCGTCACGGTCGAGACCGACATGACCGACATCGGCACCGGCAGCTACACGATCATCGCGCAGACCGCGGCCGAGATGATGGGGGTCCCGCTGCACCGGGTGGTGGTGCGGCTTGCCGATTCGAACTTTCCCGTCTCGGCGGGGTCGGGCGGGCAGTTCGGCGCCAACTCCGCCACCGCCGGCGTCTACGCCGCCTGCGTCAAGCTGCGTGACGCGGTGACAGGCAAGCTCGGCCTCAACGCCGCCGCCGCCGAGTTCGCCGACGGCAAGGTCCGCTCGGGTGACAGAAGCATCGCCCTCGTCGAGGCGGCCCGGGATGGTGAGCTGGCGGCCGAGGACACGATCGAGTTCGGCGGTCTCGACAAGAAGTATCAGCTTTCGACCTTCGGCGGGCATTTCGTCGAGGTCGGCGTCGATGCGGCGACGGCCGAGGTGCGGCTCCGGCGCATGCTGGCGGTCTGCGCCGCCGGCCGCATCCTCAATCCGAAATCCGCGCGCAGCCAGGTGATCGGCGCCATGACCATGGGCGCGGGCGCGGCGCTGATGGAGGAGCTGGCGGTCGACACGCGGCACGGCTTCTTCGTCAATCACGACCTCGCGGCTTACGAGGTGCCGGTCCATGCCGACATCCCGCACCAGGAGGTGATCTTCCTCGACGAGACCGATCCGCTGTCCTCGCCGATGAAGGCCAAGGGCGTGGGTGAACTCGGCATCTGCGGCGCCGCCGCCGCCATCGCCAACGCCATCCACAACGCCACCGGTGTCCGCGTGCGCGACTATCCGATCACCCTCGACAAACTGCTGAAGGAGATGCCGGCACCGGTTTCGCATGTCGGGGTCCCTCCCGGATGA
- a CDS encoding FAD binding domain-containing protein — translation MKPFTYERANSPAEAAAAAARRPGAKFIAGGTNLLDLMKLQIEAPAHLIDVNALALDRIEATPEGGLRIGALVRNTDLAADARVRRDYAVLSRALLAGASGQLRNRATTAGNLLQRTRCPYFYDTNMACNKRLPGSGCSAIGGINRQHAVVGASEACIATHPSDMAVAMRALDARVETVKPQGATRTIPIAELHRQPGDTPEVETVLEAGELITAVTLPGPAGGTQHYRKVRDRASYAFALVSVAAIVQPDGSGRVALGGVAPKPWRLDAADAEMPKGAKAVADQLFAEARPTEHNEFKLPLAERALASVLADARG, via the coding sequence ATGAAGCCCTTCACCTACGAGCGCGCGAACTCCCCCGCCGAGGCCGCGGCAGCGGCGGCGCGCCGGCCCGGGGCGAAGTTCATCGCCGGCGGCACCAACCTTCTCGACCTGATGAAGCTGCAGATCGAGGCGCCAGCCCATCTGATCGACGTGAATGCTCTGGCGCTCGACCGGATCGAAGCCACGCCGGAGGGCGGGCTACGGATCGGCGCGCTGGTGCGCAACACCGATCTCGCGGCCGATGCGCGGGTGCGGCGCGACTACGCCGTCCTGTCGCGCGCGCTGCTGGCCGGCGCGTCGGGCCAGTTGCGCAATCGCGCGACGACGGCGGGCAACCTGCTCCAGCGCACGCGCTGTCCTTACTTCTACGACACCAACATGGCGTGCAACAAACGCCTACCCGGCAGTGGCTGCTCGGCGATCGGCGGCATCAACCGCCAGCATGCCGTGGTCGGCGCCAGCGAGGCCTGCATCGCCACACATCCCAGCGACATGGCGGTGGCGATGCGCGCGCTCGACGCCCGCGTCGAGACGGTGAAGCCGCAGGGCGCCACCCGCACGATCCCGATCGCGGAGCTGCATCGCCAGCCCGGCGACACGCCCGAGGTCGAGACGGTGCTGGAGGCCGGCGAGTTGATCACCGCGGTGACGCTGCCCGGGCCGGCTGGCGGCACGCAGCATTATCGCAAGGTGCGCGACCGCGCCTCCTACGCCTTTGCACTGGTCTCGGTGGCCGCCATCGTCCAGCCCGACGGCAGCGGCCGCGTGGCGCTGGGCGGCGTGGCGCCCAAGCCGTGGCGCCTCGACGCCGCCGACGCCGAGATGCCCAAGGGCGCCAAGGCGGTCGCGGACCAGCTGTTCGCGGAAGCCAGGCCCACCGAACACAACGAATTCAAACTGCCGCTGGCCGAGCGCGCGCTCGCGTCCGTGTTGGCCGACGCGAGAGGCTGA
- a CDS encoding DUF421 domain-containing protein, producing MPWLSSIDWRSIFMPELGVAELLVRGVLMYVIVFVLLRLVLRRNVGGIGTMDVLVIVLVSEVAGQGFLPDSRSIVDSAIVILVILSCSYTIEWLQYRFPAFERLTREPKLKLIEDGHLLRQNMRREFVTEEELMAQIREKGCEDCGEIKAAYIEADGRISIIKH from the coding sequence ATGCCCTGGCTGTCCTCGATCGACTGGCGGTCGATCTTCATGCCCGAACTTGGCGTGGCCGAGCTGCTGGTCAGGGGCGTGCTGATGTACGTCATCGTCTTCGTGCTGCTGCGGCTGGTGCTGCGGCGGAACGTTGGGGGCATCGGCACGATGGACGTCCTCGTGATCGTGCTGGTGTCGGAAGTGGCCGGCCAGGGGTTCCTGCCCGACTCTCGCTCCATCGTCGACAGCGCCATCGTGATTCTGGTGATCCTGTCCTGCAGCTACACCATCGAGTGGCTGCAATACCGGTTCCCCGCCTTCGAACGCCTGACCCGCGAGCCCAAGCTGAAGCTGATCGAGGACGGCCACCTGCTGCGGCAAAACATGCGTCGGGAGTTCGTGACCGAGGAGGAGCTGATGGCGCAAATCCGGGAAAAAGGATGCGAGGACTGCGGGGAGATAAAGGCTGCCTACATCGAAGCCGATGGCCGCATCAGCATCATCAAGCACTGA